The Halodesulfovibrio marinisediminis DSM 17456 genomic interval ATGCGCAGAAAGCACTTTCTGCTTCCGGCGCTGATTACCTTGTTTACGGTAGTGTAAACCTCATTGGTGATCAGGCCTCTCTGGATGTTCGTGTAGCAGATAAAGACGGAAACGTTTGGCCACGTTCTGCTTCCAGCTCTCTTAATGATATGATTCCGACCCTGCAGAATATTGCTGGTGCGATTAACACAGAAGTTTTTGATCGTCCTGATGCACGCGCTCAGGCTGTTGCAGACGCTAAGCAGCGTGTTAATCAGATGAACCCTGCAATTACAGTGAACCAGACATCTGCTAATCAGGAAGTATATCTGAACCCGCAGTTCCGTTACGCAGGCGCGAATGAATCCAACACCCGTCTTCGTTCAAACGCACTGCGTTTTGCTGCACATGGCATGGTTGTAGCTGATATTACTGGTGATAAGAAAAACGAAGTTGTTTTGTTAGATAAACACAATGTTCGCGTTTACAACTTCGATAAAAACACCCTTGTTCCTGTAACAGAAAAAAAAGTCTCAAGTCGCTATGATATGCTGACTGTTCGCGCTCTTGATATTGACCGTGATGGTGTGAACGAACTGATCATCAGCGGTATGGATAAAGATCAGGCAGCAACTACGTATTTTTACACTATGAAGGGCGGCCAACTCGTTGAGTTTGCCCCTAACGTGAAAATGCTTGTAAACGTTGTGCCGCTTCCTCCAAATTACTTGCCAACGATGATTGGTCAGAAAACTCGTAAGGGCGGCAGCGTTCTTACTCCAAAAGTTGAGGAACTCGCATATGTTAACGGTGAGGTTGTTCCTAGCCGTCGTGTAGCTGTTCCTAAGAAAGCAAACCTGTACAACTTTGCGTGGGTTCCTGACGAAGAAGGCGATAAAGTTGTAGTTCTTTTGCCAGATAGCGAAAAACTTGCAGTGTTCAACTCTAAGTTTGACCGTATGGTTGCTACTGATGTGCCTTACTCTGGTAGCACTATCAGCATTGAAAATGATGATACCATGCCTGGGCTTGGCAAAGATAAGCTTCTTATTCCTGCAAAATACTACATTCCAATGCCGTTTGTAGTTGAAGACCTTGATCACAACGGGAAATACGAAGTTCTGGTTAACAAGCCTATCTCTGTGGCTGCTCAGTTCTTCGACCGGTACCGTTTCTTCCCACAGGGTGAGATTCACT includes:
- a CDS encoding FG-GAP repeat domain-containing protein; this encodes MQSVMRTVVLTVLMLMLSMSVAFAEGAKTFGIVPFTVNGPKTFTYLERAIPQMLSSRLFWKDHFIPVDATALDGIAAPANTADAQKALSASGADYLVYGSVNLIGDQASLDVRVADKDGNVWPRSASSSLNDMIPTLQNIAGAINTEVFDRPDARAQAVADAKQRVNQMNPAITVNQTSANQEVYLNPQFRYAGANESNTRLRSNALRFAAHGMVVADITGDKKNEVVLLDKHNVRVYNFDKNTLVPVTEKKVSSRYDMLTVRALDIDRDGVNELIISGMDKDQAATTYFYTMKGGQLVEFAPNVKMLVNVVPLPPNYLPTMIGQKTRKGGSVLTPKVEELAYVNGEVVPSRRVAVPKKANLYNFAWVPDEEGDKVVVLLPDSEKLAVFNSKFDRMVATDVPYSGSTISIENDDTMPGLGKDKLLIPAKYYIPMPFVVEDLDHNGKYEVLVNKPISVAAQFFDRYRFFPQGEIHSLQWDGVGLGLQWKTRRIKGGVMAYQIADLNNDGIMDLVVGINTHPGATGFEARKTMVLGYPLDLGKVDPSTAADKGYSEEQ